The proteins below come from a single Elgaria multicarinata webbii isolate HBS135686 ecotype San Diego chromosome 11, rElgMul1.1.pri, whole genome shotgun sequence genomic window:
- the SPNS1 gene encoding protein spinster homolog 1: MASQWQPYVDTAPILAQADDTEEEEKGGLQAGDKGEEEVQALTGISSKHAVLIVGVLFLINLLNYMDRFTVAGVLPDIENYFEIDDSKSGLLQTVFISSYMVLAPIFGYLGDRYNRKYLMCVGIFFWSFVTLASSYIPKKWFSLLLLTRGLVGVGEASYSTIAPTIIADLFLGQRRSRMLSIFYFAIPVGSGLGYIVGSQVKVLAGDWHWALRVTPGLGLLVLLLLITVVREPPRGALETCSDTPLQNTSWAADLRALSRNRSFVLSSLGFTAVAFVTGCLALWAPVFLYRSRLANGSVQPCPLRKVCHDDYDSLVFGIITCVTGVLGVTAGVEISRRWQRTNPRADPLVCAIGLLVSAPFLYLALVCAQQSIAATYVFIFIGETFLSLNWAIVADILLYVVIPTRRSTAEAFQILLSHLLGDAGSPYLIGLISDGIQGDRSPSALSHFRSLEYALMVCAFVGVIGGGFFLATACFIQADRKRTELYAQGQLVESSEGEDRIVVPQRGRSTKVPVSSVLI, encoded by the exons ATGGCATCCCAGTGGCAACCCTACGTTGATACGGCCCCCATCCTGGCCCAGGCGGATGACACCgaagaagaggaaaaggggggtCTTCAGGCGGGCGACAAAGGGGAAGAAGAGGTACAGGCCCTCACGGGGATTTCCTCTAAACATGCTGTTCTCATTGTGGGGGTCCTTTTCCTTATCAACCTGCTGAACTACATGGACCGCTTCACTGTGGCTG GCGTTCTTCCTGACATTGAGAATTATTTTGAAATTGATGACAGCAAATCTGGACTCCTAcagacag TTTTTATTAGCAGTTACATGGTATTGGCACCAATTTTCGGTTACCTAGGGGATCGCTATAATCGCAAATACCTGATGTGCGTCGGGATCTTCTTCTGGTCTTTTGTGACTCTGGCGAGCAGCTACATCCCCAAGAAG TGGTTCTCGTTGCTGCTGCTGACGCGAGGCCTAGTGGGTGTTGGAGAGGCTAGCTACTCCACCATTGCCCCCACCATCATCGCCGATCTGTTCCTGGGTCAACGGCGTTCCCGCATGCTTAGCATCTTCTATTTCGCCATCCCTGTAGGCAG TGGATTGGGCTACATTGTGGGGTCACAGGTGAAAGTCCTGGCTGGCGACTGGCACTGGGCTCTGCGA GTGACTCCGGGCCTGGGGTTGCTGGTTTTGTTGCTGCTGATAACTGTGGTGCGTGAGCCTCCTCGGGGGGCCTTGGAGACATGCTCTGATACCCCGCTGCAAAATACTTCATGGGCAGCTGACCTGCGGGCCCTGAGCCGCAA CCGCAGTTTTGTGCTCTCATCACTAGGCTTCACAGCTGTGGCCTTCGTAACAGGTTGCTTGGCTCTGTGGGCCCCTGTGTTCCTGTACCGCTCACGCCTGGCCAACGGAAGCGTGCAGCCGTGTCCCCtaaggaaagtttgccatgatGACTATGACAG CCTCGTCTTCGGGATCATCACTTGCGTGACTGGCGTGCTGGGCGTCACTGCTGGGGTGGAGATTTCCCGGCGCTGGCAGCGCACCAACCCCCGCGCTGACCCCCTGGTGTGCGCAATTGGTCTGCTGgtctctgcccccttcctgtacCTGGCGTTGGTGTGCGCTCAGCAGAGCATCGCAGCCACTTAC GTATTTATTTTCATTGGTGAGACCTTCCTCTCCCTCAACTGGGCCATCGTAGCTGACATCCTTCTG TACGTCGTCATCCCCACGCGCCGTTCTACCGCCGAAGCGTTCCAGATCCTGCTGTCCCATCTCCTGGGTGATGCTGGCAGCCCTTACCTCATTGGCCTG ATCAGTGACGGAATCCAAGGGGATCGCTCCCCGTCAGCCCTGTCACACTTCCGAAGCCTCGAATACGCACTCATGGTCTGCGCTTTTGTGGGAGTGAttggcggcggcttcttcctaGCCACGGCGTGCTTCATCCAGGCCGACCGTAAACGCACGGAGCTCTACGCACAAG GGCAGCTCGTGGAATCCTCCGAAGGCGAAGATCGCATTGTGGTTCCTCAGCGCGGCCGATCGACAAAAGTCCCGGTCTCCAGCGTCCTGATTTGA